DNA sequence from the Clostridia bacterium genome:
CGGTGAGCGGGCCGGAAGCGGCGGCGCGCAGGGTGCTGGCCGACGCCTGCCACCGCCTCGACCGCCTGGGCCTCGTCCACGCGACGGCCGGCAACGTCAGCATGCGGCTCGGCGACGCCGTGCTCGTCACGCCCACGGGCGCCGCGCTGGGAACGATCGCGCCGGAGGACTTCGTGCGCGTCACGATGGACGGCGAGGCGGCGGACGGGCGCCGGCCATCGTCCGAGCTCAGGCTTCACCTGGCCCTGTACCGGCGGACCGGCGCGGGCGCCGTCGTCCACACGCACAGCCCGTACGCGACGGCCATGACGTTCCAGGGCCGCGCGCTGCCCATGGCGACGGACGAGGCGGCCGCCGTGCTCCACGAAGTGCCGCTCGTTTCGTACGAGCCGCCGGGCAGCGCGGAGCTGGCCGAGGCTGCGGCCGCCGCGGCGGAGGGACGTTGCGCGCTGCTCCTGGAGCGGCACGGCGTCGTCACCTGGGCGGGAGACCTGGAACGTGCCGTGGCCATCGCCGAACTCGTGGAGGCGACGGCGCGGCACGTCTACATTTTGGAGACCTGGGGAGGCCGGCCGTGATCGAGACGATCGCCTGGACGGGTGACGCCCTTCGCCTGCTGGACCAGCGGCGGCTCCCGGGGGAAGTCCGCTACGTTACCTGCCGCACCTGGCAGGACGTGGCGGAGGCGATCCGCGACATGGTGGTGCGCGGCGCTCCGGCGATCGGCGTGGCCGCGGCGTACGGAATGGTCCTGGCGGCGCAGCTCGCGGCGCGCGCCGTGGCCGCTGGCGCGGACCGCGCCGCCGCAGCGGACGCCATGCGCCGCACGCTCGAGGAGGCGGCCGCCGGCCTGCGCGCCGCGCGGCCCACGGCCGTCAACCTGTTCTGGGCCGTCGAGCGGATGGAGGGCGTCGCCGCGCGGCATCTCGCCGCGCCGGGCGCGACGGCGCGGGTCGATGAGGTGGCCGGCGCGCTGGAAGCCGAGGCGCGCCGCATCCATGAGGAGGACGTGGCGGCGAACCGGCGCATGG
Encoded proteins:
- a CDS encoding class II aldolase/adducin family protein, with translation MSGPEAAARRVLADACHRLDRLGLVHATAGNVSMRLGDAVLVTPTGAALGTIAPEDFVRVTMDGEAADGRRPSSELRLHLALYRRTGAGAVVHTHSPYATAMTFQGRALPMATDEAAAVLHEVPLVSYEPPGSAELAEAAAAAAEGRCALLLERHGVVTWAGDLERAVAIAELVEATARHVYILETWGGRP